A stretch of the Bacillus anthracis str. Vollum genome encodes the following:
- the uvsE gene encoding UV DNA damage repair endonuclease UvsE, with the protein MIMRFGYVSHAMALWDCSPAKTITFTSFQKLSKQEREDKLYDVTKQNLEHTIRILHYNIAHEIPLYRLSSSIVPLATHPEVEFDYIGAFTPLWRKIGALIKEHNLRISFHPNQFTLFTSDKPHITTNAITDMTYHYKVLDAIGIADSSYINIHVGGAYGNKEKAIERFHENIKKLPAHIKKQMTLENDDKTYTTAETLSICQKEKIPFVFDYHHHMANLCEEPLEELLPAIFETWSHTNIVPKVHISSPKSKKEFRAHAEYIDLEFIKPFLHVAKKINHNFDIMIESKQKDLAMLQFIQELSSIRGIKRISSSTLQW; encoded by the coding sequence ATGATTATGCGGTTCGGATATGTCTCACATGCAATGGCACTCTGGGACTGCTCTCCGGCTAAAACGATAACATTTACAAGCTTTCAAAAGCTCAGTAAACAAGAGCGAGAAGATAAATTATACGATGTTACAAAACAAAATCTTGAGCATACAATACGTATTCTCCATTACAATATAGCTCATGAAATTCCGTTATATCGCTTGTCTTCTTCCATCGTCCCACTTGCAACACATCCCGAAGTCGAGTTTGATTATATCGGGGCATTTACACCGCTTTGGCGTAAAATTGGGGCATTAATTAAAGAACATAATTTAAGAATAAGTTTTCATCCAAATCAATTTACACTATTTACAAGCGACAAACCACATATTACGACTAACGCTATTACAGATATGACCTATCATTATAAAGTATTAGATGCAATAGGCATTGCAGATTCTTCTTATATTAACATCCATGTAGGTGGGGCCTACGGAAATAAAGAAAAAGCAATCGAGCGTTTCCATGAAAACATAAAAAAACTTCCTGCACATATAAAAAAGCAAATGACACTTGAAAATGATGATAAAACATATACAACAGCTGAAACGTTATCTATTTGCCAAAAAGAAAAGATCCCATTCGTATTTGATTATCACCATCACATGGCAAATCTTTGCGAGGAACCGTTAGAAGAGTTGCTTCCTGCAATTTTTGAAACTTGGTCACATACAAATATCGTTCCTAAAGTTCACATTTCCTCTCCTAAATCAAAAAAAGAATTTAGGGCTCACGCGGAATATATTGATTTAGAATTTATTAAACCTTTCTTACACGTTGCAAAAAAAATCAATCATAATTTCGATATTATGATTGAAAGTAAACAGAAAGATTTAGCGATGCTGCAATTCATACAGGAATTATCCTCTATAAGAGGGATAAAAAGAATAAGTAGCTCAACATTACAATGGTAA
- the papR gene encoding quorum-sensing peptide PapR — MKKLLIGSLLTLAMAWGISLGDTALEKNQVISHNDQEVQLASDVPFEY, encoded by the coding sequence ATGAAAAAACTACTTATTGGTAGTCTGTTAACGTTAGCAATGGCATGGGGTATTTCATTAGGAGATACAGCTTTAGAGAAAAACCAAGTAATTTCTCATAATGATCAAGAAGTACAATTAGCTTCAGATGTACCTTTTGAATATTAA
- a CDS encoding response regulator transcription factor: MIRIIIAEDQRMLRGALGALLDLEDDIEVIGQAANGEEALKLIESLKPDVSIMDIEMPIQSGLDVAETLKKEKSACKVMILTTFARPGYFERAMKAGVHGYLLKDSPSEDLAASIRNVMKGKREISQDLMFGLWQEQNPLSDREKEVLLLAKEGKTANEIAKALYLSPGTVRNYISEVLTKLDAKNRIEAITIAEEKGWI, from the coding sequence ATGATTCGAATTATTATTGCAGAAGATCAGCGGATGCTTCGTGGTGCATTAGGGGCCCTGCTTGATTTAGAAGATGATATTGAAGTAATTGGGCAAGCTGCGAACGGGGAAGAAGCACTAAAACTAATTGAATCGTTAAAGCCTGATGTAAGCATTATGGATATTGAAATGCCAATTCAAAGCGGGTTAGATGTTGCGGAAACGTTAAAGAAAGAAAAGTCAGCGTGCAAAGTAATGATTTTAACGACATTTGCGCGCCCTGGATACTTTGAACGTGCGATGAAAGCTGGTGTGCACGGATATTTATTAAAAGATAGCCCAAGTGAAGATTTAGCTGCATCGATTCGTAATGTAATGAAAGGAAAACGAGAGATCTCTCAAGATTTAATGTTCGGCTTATGGCAGGAGCAAAATCCGTTATCAGATCGTGAAAAAGAAGTATTGCTACTTGCGAAAGAGGGAAAGACGGCAAATGAAATCGCCAAGGCACTTTATCTTTCACCTGGTACAGTGCGTAATTATATTTCTGAAGTATTAACGAAGCTTGATGCGAAAAATAGAATTGAGGCAATTACAATTGCGGAAGAAAAGGGATGGATATGA
- a CDS encoding DUF4084 domain-containing protein has product MINQKKYVHFVTMYIIIFSLWIFLIPKDLNIKEIGILFLFCFATLFSCYCLYKAIKKMKRGDKLFWVLVLCTCLCGLTMEITLFLHSLSIYDQVIFSYKALPFFIVQYILLFSGFAIKFIKHYSIRGLAQFSFDSIFIVIMNIYFTLTFILDISSFRMLTTDTWVLIGYFIAQSLVIYAVISLYRREEYSSSRISLIIGFTIILVYGYIHLFQLNAGIKPSSEVSYLIHTASILLIGLSSILYILDKPIQHETKTKYYRFDYVRFILPYFSIIITFSFIIFQPWDDKFMLIGLVLSLILLFLRQLYMWKDNQALIDTYEQLTTQLEGKVEEGASALSKSEQRYKSLFEDHPDAVFSLNMYGIFQQSNTACESLFTAYYCEVESYSLLHFIDPKDHDLLQKALQLTKEGSPQTLEVRTKEKEGYYYYLHITLIPTFINKEVVGMFGIARDITTLYEKQKQVEHLAFHDALTGLPNRRKFEKDLKNILNTAQASANDVAVMFLDLDRFKKINDRLGHGIGDLLLIEVAKRLRGCLRSKDVVARQGGDEFTILLPDMYSEKSAAFIAEQILNILNKPFFIKDEELSITPSIGIAMYPDCGTDVTELMKNADMAMYRAKANGKNRFVFFSKEMSIAQNESNFLEGELSKALQQNEFFLEYQPQVGTKTKQIIGFEALIRWKHPKLGIVSPAQFIPLAEETGFIIELGNWILRTACLEAKRWHNQGFSHLKVGVNLSVVQFNHADLIPTISKVLEETELKPEALDIEITESIAINQNQSVVAKLEQLQNLGIQISIDDFGTGYSSLAYLTKYPINTLKIAREFICGITTSPLEEAIISSIITLSKELNLEVIAEGVETEEQWKFLYEQNCDHIQGFFISKPVSSKDVWRLLHKKTTV; this is encoded by the coding sequence ATGATTAATCAAAAAAAATACGTACACTTTGTCACGATGTACATAATTATATTTTCTCTTTGGATATTTCTTATCCCTAAGGACTTAAATATAAAAGAAATTGGAATTCTCTTCTTATTTTGTTTCGCTACACTCTTTTCTTGCTATTGCCTATATAAAGCAATTAAGAAAATGAAGCGCGGTGACAAATTATTTTGGGTTTTAGTACTATGCACTTGCCTATGTGGATTGACAATGGAGATAACTCTATTTCTTCATTCACTTTCTATATATGACCAAGTCATATTCTCATATAAGGCATTGCCCTTTTTTATCGTACAATATATTTTGCTCTTTTCTGGCTTTGCTATAAAGTTCATAAAACATTACTCTATTAGAGGACTAGCTCAATTTTCATTCGATAGCATCTTTATCGTTATTATGAATATTTATTTTACCTTAACTTTTATTTTGGACATTTCAAGCTTTCGTATGTTAACAACGGATACTTGGGTTTTAATTGGATATTTTATTGCACAATCATTAGTAATTTACGCCGTAATTAGTCTATATAGAAGAGAAGAATATTCTTCTAGCAGAATTTCATTAATTATCGGCTTTACTATTATACTCGTGTACGGATATATACACCTGTTTCAATTAAACGCAGGGATAAAACCTTCTTCTGAAGTCTCTTACTTAATACATACTGCTTCAATTTTATTAATCGGTTTGTCGTCCATACTATATATTTTAGATAAACCAATACAGCACGAAACGAAAACAAAGTATTATCGATTTGATTATGTGCGCTTCATATTACCCTATTTTAGTATAATCATTACTTTTTCTTTTATTATCTTTCAACCTTGGGATGATAAGTTCATGTTAATCGGTCTAGTATTATCACTCATCTTATTATTCTTACGACAACTTTATATGTGGAAAGATAATCAGGCACTAATCGATACATACGAACAGCTGACTACACAACTAGAAGGCAAAGTAGAAGAAGGGGCATCTGCGTTATCAAAGAGTGAACAACGTTATAAATCTTTATTCGAAGATCACCCGGATGCTGTTTTCTCTTTAAATATGTATGGTATTTTCCAACAATCTAATACAGCTTGTGAAAGCTTATTTACTGCCTACTATTGTGAAGTAGAAAGCTATTCTCTTTTACACTTTATTGACCCAAAAGACCATGATTTACTACAGAAAGCTTTACAACTAACGAAAGAAGGTAGCCCACAAACTTTAGAAGTTCGTACAAAAGAAAAAGAAGGTTATTACTATTACCTTCACATTACACTCATCCCTACTTTCATAAACAAAGAAGTTGTCGGGATGTTCGGTATAGCACGTGATATTACAACTTTATATGAAAAACAAAAACAAGTAGAACATTTAGCCTTTCATGATGCACTTACCGGATTACCAAATCGCCGCAAGTTTGAAAAAGATTTAAAAAATATTTTAAATACAGCTCAGGCTAGCGCAAATGATGTTGCCGTCATGTTCCTTGATTTAGATCGATTCAAAAAAATTAACGATAGACTCGGTCATGGCATCGGAGACTTATTATTAATTGAAGTCGCAAAAAGGTTACGTGGTTGCTTACGTTCAAAGGATGTCGTTGCTCGTCAAGGCGGAGATGAGTTTACAATTCTATTACCAGATATGTACTCAGAAAAAAGTGCGGCTTTTATAGCTGAACAGATTTTAAATATTTTAAACAAGCCATTCTTCATTAAAGATGAAGAACTGTCTATTACACCAAGTATCGGAATTGCGATGTACCCTGATTGTGGAACTGATGTAACAGAATTAATGAAAAATGCTGATATGGCTATGTATCGCGCGAAAGCAAATGGAAAAAACCGATTTGTTTTCTTCTCAAAAGAAATGAGTATCGCTCAAAATGAGAGTAACTTCTTAGAAGGAGAACTTTCAAAAGCATTACAACAAAATGAATTTTTCCTTGAATACCAGCCGCAAGTAGGCACAAAAACAAAACAAATTATCGGTTTTGAAGCATTAATTCGTTGGAAGCATCCAAAACTCGGCATCGTATCTCCTGCCCAATTCATTCCTCTAGCAGAGGAAACTGGATTTATTATTGAACTTGGAAATTGGATTTTACGTACTGCTTGCTTAGAAGCAAAAAGATGGCATAATCAAGGTTTCTCTCACTTAAAAGTCGGTGTGAATTTATCTGTTGTTCAATTTAACCATGCAGATTTAATCCCAACTATTTCAAAGGTTTTAGAAGAAACAGAGTTAAAACCAGAAGCACTAGATATTGAAATTACAGAAAGTATCGCCATTAATCAAAATCAATCTGTAGTTGCAAAACTAGAACAGCTTCAAAACCTCGGTATTCAAATTTCAATTGATGACTTTGGAACCGGTTATAGTTCTTTAGCTTATTTAACAAAATATCCAATCAACACATTAAAAATTGCTCGAGAATTTATTTGCGGAATTACAACTAGCCCTTTAGAGGAAGCGATTATTTCTTCCATTATTACACTATCAAAAGAACTAAATTTAGAGGTTATTGCAGAAGGTGTAGAGACCGAAGAACAATGGAAGTTTTTATATGAACAAAACTGTGACCACATTCAAGGATTCTTTATTAGCAAGCCCGTTTCTAGTAAAGACGTTTGGAGGTTACTCCACAAAAAAACAACCGTCTAA